TGGCTACTGCTTTCCTTGTCATAGTACTGCTGTTCTAACAAGAGAACTCCAAAGAAATAAAAACCAAAGTTTCTTGCTTCCAATTGTTTACTCGACAGGAGAAGATTCCacccttcctttttctcttctcccCACCCCATACCTGATGATATGCGTGTCTTAGACATGGCAGCTCGTTCATGAAAAGGGAGTGAATGTGGAATAAGGAGTTGCTTATCAAAGCTATTGTATTGGAATCTGCTGGCACTGTTCTTAGCAAGATCTTGACACCCGGCTCCGCAGTTGAGCTGCTTTGATCTACTTCGAAGAATACTCGTTTCACATCCTATACCTGCAAAGTTTGCAGCTGCATTCATGGGTCATACTCCCAAGGGAACACTGTAGAAACTGGTCCAATGTAGTGCACCAAAGTACCTTTCAAGGGCCACGGAAAGCCTCCAGAATAATGTCCTCATCTGGTATGATAATATTGTATTTATCTGACACAGGTTATCAGAATGGAGACTGAGCAAACTAGATGGACTGCAGTTGGCTTGACGTGCACGACCATCAAAGCGTCATAATTCTGCATGGGAGATGCACACCTACGTGGCAAATAAGAACATTCGACCATGTTATGAAGGCATCTATCTATGCTGACCCAAATATCACCATTACTACTTGAAGGAATCAAATTTGTGCTACCATCAAATCTCAGAAACTAAAGCATTAGTAAAGGATAAATCATTAGTAAACAAACATGATGAGAATCTCTGAAACTATAGAAACCTACACACCAACTATAAGCTGAACTGGGGAAGTAATGTTGACGTTATTAGGGGCTTCTCTGAATGGTCAACTTCAAGACTTCTCTAATGGAAGTCATCATGAACTTTAGTGCTGCAGAACCAATTATGTGTTTCGATGTATTCCAATCCAAAGTGGTGAAGAATGAATAGGTCGGTTGGTGAGATCTGGAAAGGTGTAGAGAGCAGCATCAACAAAGCTGAACAATGTTGTCTCACTGACCTTTGACCTCTGCTCAAGGGTGATACTGAAGGGGAATATTAGGTTAGGCATGGGACAGTGAAGAGACCGCTTTAAGAGTTTGTTCCCTGTGGCTGACCCATGCTGAGGAGATTCAAGAAAAGATTGCTTGCCACTGTCATTTTCCTTGTCAATGTGCTCCaaaatcatcaataaaatgaTCCAAGTCTCTTCTTTTTCAACCTTTTAGATACAAGAACCACAACTTGAAAGCACTGTCATTTTCCCTGTTGATGTGCTCCaaaatcatcaataaaatgaTCCTACTTTTGGATACAAGAACTACAACCCACGACCACAGATAAGGAGTTTGCTGGATATTTTGCTGCAACTAATGACAGAAGGAGCATCACGTAACTAATGGATTGCATAGAATGAGGTTTTGATGGAAACCAGTTGCACTTATGAGAAATCCAGTAGGGAAAAATACTTTTTATCTTAACCGCATCACAATTTGTCATCTTGATGCAGTAAAAGAGACCATGAATCTCTCATGTTTGCAGCAATGCTTCAAGTACAAATACTTCCAGTACGTAAAAGGTAAGAACAGCAAGCAGCAGAGAAGCACAACAATCTAGGGTGGAAAAAAGGCTTCTCTTGAATTTACAGGACACAACAataatgtgttctctcatgaaatGCACTATATCCTGTAGACTGATTAGAGCATAAACTCCTGCAGTCACAGCAGATGGGGTTTCCAAAAATCTTGAACCAAAGAAGAGTGAGATTTTAACTGGAGAGATTGTAATCACAAAAAATTTCAGCACACAAACTTCACAATCTGGGATAGGATCCCAGTTTGAGTGTCCTCCAAACAGTCAGCATTATTAGGGACACTAAAGAAGATGAAAATTCTCCATTTTTTCAGCATTAGAAATAATCATTAAGAGCTTTGTGAAATGCTGAGTGCATTAAAACCTTTGCCTGCTTGAGTCCAGTTAACTAGAGATAAAGAACTACAGATATTATCATTCTGAAATCTAATTTTCCTTTCTCCAAGCTAGTAATGATCATATGAGTACTTACTGCCATGATAAAACATACCATTAACCTTCTTAAACATGTTACCAAAGAAACTCCAAATTCAGCATCTACCACCACAGACACTACTCATAGCATTATTGTCATAATTTCCACCCAAGTTCGTGCAAGAATTAGGATAAAAAAATAACAACATGGAAAGATATATTTGAGACATACATTACTGCTTCCAGGATGCATCTTCAACTTTTAGAAATAAGGACACATTGTGGTTGCAGTGCACCATTGAAATTTTAGTTGCTCTAAATGACCATTAGATGCATCAGGTTTTAATTCTCATCAAAATGAAAACTTACATTACTCCAGAGATTTTGACAAACATCACAATAGCATGCAACAGAGAATATCACGTAAGCAAAAaagtaaaaggaaacaaaatggTGTTCCTTCAGAGGACATGTGACTAGCGTCCACCATACACAAGCTTAGAAAGCAACTAGGGTTGTTATCTTTTTTTCCTCAAGCGCCAACTCCACCTTTGTTCCAATCCAACCACATTCATTGCCATGCGTCAAGTTAACTCCATATGTTTGTGTTACATTCAATTGTACATAGTCATCAAGACATGTGCCAATGTGAACGGAAAAAGGTTCTAATTGGAATATTTTACAGTTGGTCATCATATACGCTGTTCAGAATCTTTTTGAAAGAGTGACCAGTGGGCAGCATGCCATGACTAGTTCTCAAAGATTGTTCATTGCACCAAGAGAAGACTGCAAAAAAGAAGTCAGTTGATGAGGAAGAATTAACTGAATGGTTCTTAACAACAGTCGCTTTACACTCCTTCCCACTATGTTCAAGAAATGGCCATATGTTAGATCAAGCAACAGAAATCATGAAGATTAAAAATGCCAGATCAGTTAGAAAAACCAGGTAAAACATCACATCCAATTGCATAAATTAAACTCTGAGAGCTTAAAAAAACAGAATTCCTGATCTACTTTGCATGGAGACCCAACTAGAATTTTCCAAAAGATTTACTCTTGGCAGAAGACCTAAAGACTAGGGAATAGGTGTTCATTTCTGTAGTCTTGGAACTTGGGATTAACTTGTTGGAATTGTGAGTTAAATTAATGTAGTTTTTGAGACTCATGATGATTTGGGTTCTGCAAGTAGAGGATTTATCAACATGAgatgatttgaaatgaaaatgaTTAATTTTATTCTCCTCTGTGTCTCTCTACTGCTCAAGAGCTTCCTACACTGTCCATTTCTACCctcgaatttctctcctctcttcctcctAGTTGTTCTACATCAGATTGGTACCGAGTCTTCATCATTAGAGCCAATATCCACCGCTACCTTTCTAGATACTCGTCTCCCTATGGGTATGTACTTAAGTTACATGAATTCACTCGTTAAGAAATTTATGTGCTACAACTCATTGAAAAGGTGTAGACAAATTTGTTACAGGATCCAAATAAAGATGCCATGTGGATCAGGATATACCATAAAAGTACAGTCAAGCGCATCAGAGTAGTTACTAAAATAATTGAGCataaatttcaataaaaaaaagaaggTAGACTAAATCCCAGTGATACCGTTCTCACTGATATATTTAACTCTAAAAGCAAACTAGTGCAAAACTAATTAAAATGTCAAACAAGCCTCCTCAAAAGATGAAATATCTGCATGCCAATCTTGATAGAATAATCATGCCTATTGATGCCTCACGTACTTCTTGTTTCAGTACTTGTAACCAAACctataaattttaaatttctgTCCTCCTATGTTCATATATTCATCAAAGAGGACATATAATATACCCAAGTTTTTTTCTATGTTTTGCTGATACAGAAGGAACTTAACAGCAATGACAAATCTggagcttttcatgatttatgcaACTAGAGTTACTCAGGGTTGGAACTAGTGGCAATTAAAGTCAGATGTGGTTTTTATCAACAAAATCAAACATTGATTCTAATATATGTTAGGAAATAAAAATAACTATTGAGAAAAAGATGCATCATACCTTAGTGCCAGAGGGAGGGGTTCCAGTTTTAGCTGCAGGCATACCACCAAACCCAAACTTTGCCTTCTTTTCTGCAGGTTTCAAAATCTGGAATGAGCACATCAAGGTTTCATCTACACTCATCATGGCACCAGAATTGTCAAATTCCCCACAGTAATTTGGGGCAGAGAAAATTGTCACAAGTTGCCTGTCAGCAAAGAACTCGTATCCATCCTCTACCACCTAGGAAGAGAAGTAAGATTAGAAGTACAGATGTTTTTTCAAAATAATAtagggaagaaaaaagaagagagggTTAATCGTAACCTGGTGAGCACGGCAGATCAGATCCAGATCATGCTTCTGAAGAAACTCAGTCACTCTATCAGGCCCAAAAGTATAAGATACTCCTCTATCATTCATTCCCCAACCTTGAATCTCATTACTAGGATCTGACCATAAAAGATCACAAAGCAACCCAGTGTCTGGCACATCAGTAGGGCATGCTAAATTTCGAATTTGATCCAAATCATGCAAGTCCGGAGAGAGACCACCATGCATGCAGAGAATCTTTTCATCAATAAGAGCTGCCACGGGTAGGCAATTAAAACAATCTGTGAAGACCTTCCAGAGCCTCACATTGAATCTGCGCTTGCATTCATCGTAAAACCCATAAATACGGTTTATAGATGCACATTCATGATTGCCCCTCAAAAGAAAGAAGTTCTCTGGATACTTAATCTTATAGGCCAAAAGTAGGCATATGGTCTCTAGGCTTTGTTTCCCTCGATCTACATAGTCACCTAAGAACAAGTAATTGGCTTGAGGTGGCAACCCACCATATTCAAAAAgcctcaaaaggtcagaatactgGCCATGAATATCACCTGTTTTCAAAATGAAAGAACGGCACATATGTTTAGCCAACAGAACAAACAACGGACACTGAAAGAACCTAGAAATTAGATAACTAGGAAAAACAGCATGTACAAAAGCTTTTCGACTCAAATCATGCGCAGAGCTGTTTGTGCTTCACAAAGCCAGATAGAAGCAAGGCCCCTAGTGTCCACATACCGATAGGCCAATTTACCATGCTCTCATTCAATACAACATTTAAAAATTAAGTAATCAAAGTCTCAAATCAACGAGTACGCTATTGATACATCAAACAGAAATAAATCTAAGCATGTCAAATATCAGAATAACTAGACAAAGATATTCAATGTTACACATCAAAACCAAAACATGTTTTGTTACcatatcaaattctcagaatatgaTCTGAGTTAATCTAGCAGGTCTAACCTTGAGCAGTTTGGCATGAAAAGATAGGTGCCAATAGCTAACAAATACTTTCATCTACATTGAATAATCAATTTCCACGGGTTTGGAATTGTAAATACCAAAACAAAAACTTCATAAACTGCTCGCCATTCAAGTGTAACAAAAGATAAGAGTGTGGAGGCAGAGAATAttgtttatgcagcaatttttttaattttttcacatCTCCAGTGTAGGTGAATCAATAAAAGATGCAACTAGAAGGTAATCTTTAGTTACTCTTAACCATCTATAACTGAAATCAGCATCATACTAGATGTCACCTCTTAAAATGTTATTTTACCACTGGTTATTTCTTTTAAAGATGACTGTTCTAATGGCCTAGTACTCCAACAATTCTACAACTGCTATGGGATAGGCTATATATAAAGCATAATTCTTAAGTAAGAATTCAGAGCAGATTCCAGAATACTGCTATGGTTATCCTGACATGAAAATTCAAACAGTGTATAAAGGTACAAGCAAGCCATTTTGGGCAGATCAAACGATTTCAAGGATCATAAGGTGGATGACTAATATCACCATCTGTCATTAATTACAAAGACAAAATGTGGTGCTACAAAGTACAAGCCTCATAATTTGTCATAAGAACCTATTGATAGCCGCTTAGAAACATACAAAATACAATTAGACAGGATTCCTAAAAAGATCAGATGACAAATTGTCATAAATTCGAATTTAGACCAACTAAATGTTTCATTATTCCCACTTAAACAGAAACACAACTCGTGTGTCTCAACACtgcagaaataatatttttagtgCATACAGAAAAATCCTAGTCCCAATAGATAAGACCATGTCCACTTCCTTTTTATGGAAACATCATCAACCCTTTGTAAAAGTTTAATCTTTCAATATCACTATACATTACTTCCGAATAATCATTCTTAGATACTGATATCGTCCTACTTAAACTAGCTACCATTTAGCACATAAAAAAAATCCATCAATCTATAAGCAGGTAAGACAAGGGTAGAAAATTAACTAACTGAAATGTCTCTAATTTGTAGCAATCTCATAGCTAGTGCTAGAAAAGCAGATAATGGgcgaaataaaaataaattaaactgCAAGCTTCCAAATTTCTAAACCTTTTTGCCGATTCGGAGAGCTCGAACAACCGACGGCATGAaataaaaaatctcttttttcCTCTGAAGCATATTTGACTAATAATCATAACATTTTCCTCTAAAAAACCAGAGCTATCAAATCAGTCCATGTACAAAACATAAACAGGATCAAAGAAATGATAAGAATTTACCGCAGATCTTAATAGGCGCCTCGAGCTCTAAAAGGTTGGGCTGTTGCATAAATATATCCTTCGATACAACACACAGTTGCCGGATCTCCGCCTCCGACAGCTGCACCTGCTTCCCCGGTCGACTCCCTCTAACTTCCAGCAGCCGCCGGATGATATCATCCAGCGCCCTCCGATCCATCCCCACGAAGCGGGAATAGTAACCCTCTTTTTTTCCCTCTCAAAACCAAAAACTGCCAAAAAGATCAC
The DNA window shown above is from Musa acuminata AAA Group cultivar baxijiao chromosome BXJ2-4, Cavendish_Baxijiao_AAA, whole genome shotgun sequence and carries:
- the LOC103983223 gene encoding serine/threonine-protein phosphatase PP1 isozyme 3, with translation MDRRALDDIIRRLLEVRGSRPGKQVQLSEAEIRQLCVVSKDIFMQQPNLLELEAPIKICGDIHGQYSDLLRLFEYGGLPPQANYLFLGDYVDRGKQSLETICLLLAYKIKYPENFFLLRGNHECASINRIYGFYDECKRRFNVRLWKVFTDCFNCLPVAALIDEKILCMHGGLSPDLHDLDQIRNLACPTDVPDTGLLCDLLWSDPSNEIQGWGMNDRGVSYTFGPDRVTEFLQKHDLDLICRAHQVVEDGYEFFADRQLVTIFSAPNYCGEFDNSGAMMSVDETLMCSFQILKPAEKKAKFGFGGMPAAKTGTPPSGTKSSLGAMNNL